A single genomic interval of bacterium harbors:
- a CDS encoding LamG-like jellyroll fold domain-containing protein translates to MKKLPLFVFVLALLFVTTIAPLHHAQAETTFSSAAASLLQTLKQTLEDITQKVASLSLGNTQRAQVVPTSGLLGHWKFDEGTGTTAADSSGNNYIGTLTNGPTWTTGAVGNAITLDGTNDYVSLGTTLDISALPFTLSARVNPSNFSDYGTIVGKRTTYSASGMRFNLDLTRTSGLVLLQSATSDLTFSYAPPLNTWTHLTIIARSGATDLYVNGVLRQTLGGFTLGTGATSQLRVGNAPDGPDQFAGKIDEVLIYNRALTASEVSGLASTTTTPPTTDTTAPTTPTNLSATPTSSSQINLSWTASTDNVGVTGYNVYRGGALISTVANNSYNDTGLTASTAYSYTVQATDGVNVSTQSTSANATTQAQGTATVTGLDFPGSAGVANTMRFKFNNPQLNGLPIYGPNGNGVTYIWQAYPRQQASYYTAFFWGNDDGQGTLSTFLWKGGGADSYYGAHPYPQNPPNGNTHDWEISIEQQDFVNGAVQYNRWYTQALRVWTNPDGTKSHEFYWDLPNTDAAHKVIRTSPATWGNTNPPSPALTWGDAPWNPGSEVWNGVLRGIQIYGSNLSLTDIQNEIANPLSTGAGATNIWYLNQNPTPTDITDKSGKGHNPVWVGSERPTLFAESTLTPDTTAPTTPTNLSATAVSSSQINLSWNASTDPTVAGETTSGVAHY, encoded by the coding sequence ATGAAAAAACTCCCTTTATTTGTCTTCGTGCTTGCCTTGTTGTTCGTTACCACCATCGCCCCACTTCACCACGCACAGGCAGAGACCACCTTCTCATCTGCTGCGGCAAGCCTTCTCCAAACATTAAAACAAACTCTTGAAGACATTACACAGAAAGTTGCCTCCCTCTCACTTGGCAATACTCAGCGTGCGCAAGTGGTTCCCACAAGTGGTCTCCTCGGTCACTGGAAATTCGACGAGGGAACGGGAACTACCGCAGCTGATTCTTCAGGCAACAACTATATCGGCACACTCACCAATGGTCCTACGTGGACCACGGGAGCAGTAGGGAATGCAATCACCCTTGATGGCACAAACGATTATGTGAGCCTCGGAACAACTCTCGACATTTCCGCACTTCCATTCACACTCTCCGCACGGGTGAATCCTTCAAATTTTAGTGACTATGGAACTATTGTTGGTAAACGTACTACGTACAGCGCGAGTGGCATGAGATTCAATTTAGATTTAACACGCACGAGTGGTTTAGTGCTCCTTCAATCAGCCACTTCAGATCTCACCTTCTCCTACGCACCTCCCTTAAACACGTGGACTCACCTTACGATTATCGCACGAAGCGGAGCGACCGATCTGTATGTCAATGGTGTTCTCAGACAAACACTTGGCGGATTTACATTGGGAACTGGCGCAACATCTCAATTGCGCGTCGGTAATGCTCCCGATGGTCCTGATCAATTTGCAGGAAAGATTGATGAAGTTTTAATATACAATAGAGCCCTTACCGCAAGTGAAGTAAGTGGACTTGCAAGCACAACAACAACTCCTCCCACTACTGACACCACCGCCCCTACCACTCCCACCAATCTTTCAGCCACACCCACCTCTTCATCACAGATTAATTTAAGTTGGACTGCATCAACCGACAACGTCGGCGTCACTGGCTACAATGTGTATCGCGGTGGAGCACTTATATCAACGGTTGCCAACAACTCCTACAACGATACTGGACTCACTGCATCGACGGCGTATTCATATACAGTACAAGCGACCGATGGAGTAAATGTTTCGACGCAATCAACTAGTGCAAACGCCACCACCCAAGCACAAGGCACCGCCACGGTGACCGGCCTCGACTTCCCCGGCTCTGCAGGTGTCGCCAACACCATGCGCTTCAAGTTCAACAATCCCCAATTGAACGGTCTCCCCATTTATGGTCCCAACGGCAATGGTGTCACCTACATCTGGCAAGCTTATCCACGCCAACAAGCAAGTTACTACACCGCATTCTTCTGGGGTAACGATGATGGACAGGGAACGTTAAGTACATTCCTCTGGAAAGGTGGTGGTGCAGACTCCTACTATGGCGCTCACCCGTATCCTCAAAATCCACCCAACGGTAACACCCACGATTGGGAAATCTCCATCGAACAGCAAGACTTCGTGAACGGTGCCGTTCAGTACAACCGCTGGTACACCCAAGCGCTCCGCGTATGGACAAACCCCGATGGAACCAAGTCACACGAGTTCTACTGGGATCTTCCCAACACTGATGCTGCTCACAAAGTCATCCGCACATCACCTGCAACTTGGGGCAACACCAACCCTCCTTCTCCCGCACTCACCTGGGGTGATGCACCATGGAATCCGGGCAGTGAAGTATGGAACGGCGTTCTCCGTGGTATCCAAATCTACGGAAGCAACCTTTCACTCACCGATATTCAAAATGAAATTGCCAACCCACTCTCTACCGGAGCCGGAGCAACCAACATCTGGTACCTCAACCAGAATCCCACCCCCACTGACATCACTGACAAAAGTGGCAAAGGCCACAACCCTGTGTGGGTGGGGAGTGAGCGGCCGACGTTGTTTGCAGAATCTACCCTAACCCCCGACACCACCGCTCCTACCACTCCCACCAACCTTTCCGCAACTGCAGTTTCTTCGTCTCAAATTAACTTGAGTTGGAATGCTTCCACCGACCCAACTGTAGCCGGAGAAACCACATCAGGAGTTGCACACTAC
- a CDS encoding RNA-binding protein — MLKILWPWIQDSVYEYLGHLKLIRRKRSSYRKLDTTEYYMAKKLFVGGLSFGTNEDTLRNTFAQAGTVTSAAIIIDRMSGRSKGFGFVEMENDAEADKAIEMFNGTELEGRALTVNEARPREERPQRGGFGGGASRGRRDF; from the coding sequence ATGTTAAAAATTCTCTGGCCGTGGATACAAGACTCAGTATATGAGTATCTTGGACACCTAAAATTAATTAGACGGAAGAGGTCGTCCTACAGAAAATTAGATACAACAGAATACTACATGGCAAAAAAGTTATTTGTGGGAGGTCTTTCATTCGGAACGAATGAGGATACTCTTCGAAACACTTTCGCTCAGGCTGGTACCGTTACCTCTGCTGCTATCATCATCGACCGCATGTCTGGGAGATCAAAGGGATTTGGTTTCGTGGAAATGGAAAACGATGCTGAAGCAGACAAGGCAATTGAAATGTTCAATGGTACTGAACTTGAGGGACGCGCGCTTACTGTAAATGAAGCACGCCCCCGAGAGGAACGCCCACAGCGCGGAGGTTTCGGTGGAGGTGCAAGCCGAGGACGAAGAGATTTCTAA
- a CDS encoding multicopper oxidase domain-containing protein — translation MNNRSVVIGIIILVIISGGIIYSIKQTRDGYVTPPSKTVETDDISRKANTIPGPITRKENTKVVVNLEARQVVAEIAPGTTYEYWTYNGTVPGPFIRVKEGDTVEVRLAHVHADSGSHASQDFPHSFSVDNFSVAVAEADAGHNNGTNEMPMNTGDGHAMSAEDATHEAEGHGEHSIDLHSVMGPGGGAMLSKTKPDETTVFQFKAQRAGLFIYHCASPHIPTHIANGMYGMILVEPQEGLRPVDKEFYVMQADMYTKGLFGQKGHQELDLEKLKNERPEYFVFNGRVGGVAGENAIHVKAGETVRIFFGVGTHIASNFHIIGGIFDRLYPEGDIISPPHRNVQTTIVPPGGSAMIETTFDVPGKYLLVDHSLSRAIDKGALGEIIVEGVPRPDVFNKIQ, via the coding sequence ATGAACAATAGATCAGTAGTAATAGGAATTATAATATTGGTAATAATTAGTGGAGGAATTATTTATAGCATTAAACAAACTAGGGACGGATATGTTACTCCTCCATCAAAAACTGTAGAAACTGACGACATCAGCCGAAAAGCAAACACTATTCCAGGACCAATAACGCGCAAGGAAAATACAAAAGTTGTCGTCAATCTTGAAGCGCGACAAGTTGTTGCAGAGATCGCTCCAGGAACAACGTATGAATATTGGACATACAATGGCACTGTTCCCGGGCCATTCATTCGTGTTAAAGAAGGTGACACCGTGGAAGTACGACTCGCACATGTTCATGCCGATAGTGGAAGCCATGCTTCTCAAGATTTTCCCCATTCGTTTTCTGTTGATAATTTCTCAGTCGCAGTAGCAGAAGCAGACGCGGGACACAATAATGGTACCAATGAAATGCCCATGAATACAGGAGATGGACACGCGATGTCCGCCGAAGACGCGACACATGAGGCAGAGGGACATGGCGAGCATTCAATAGATCTTCATTCTGTAATGGGACCTGGTGGAGGCGCAATGCTTTCAAAAACAAAACCAGATGAAACAACTGTGTTTCAATTCAAGGCACAGCGTGCCGGTCTTTTCATTTATCACTGTGCGAGTCCGCATATTCCGACACATATTGCCAACGGCATGTACGGCATGATTTTGGTTGAACCACAAGAAGGATTGCGCCCTGTGGACAAAGAATTTTATGTGATGCAAGCAGACATGTATACAAAGGGTCTATTTGGACAGAAAGGTCATCAAGAACTGGATTTGGAAAAGCTAAAAAATGAACGTCCGGAATATTTTGTATTCAATGGACGCGTTGGCGGTGTCGCGGGAGAAAATGCAATCCATGTGAAAGCAGGAGAAACGGTGAGAATTTTCTTCGGTGTCGGTACACATATTGCGTCAAATTTCCATATCATCGGCGGGATTTTTGATCGCCTCTATCCTGAAGGCGACATCATCTCCCCTCCTCATCGAAACGTGCAAACAACTATCGTGCCACCGGGCGGCTCGGCAATGATCGAAACTACTTTTGATGTTCCCGGCAAATATCTCCTCGTTGACCACAGCCTCTCGCGGGCAATTGACAAGGGCGCTTTGGGAGAAATTATTGTGGAGGGCGTTCCGCGACCGGATGTGTTCAATAAAATACAGTAG